Proteins encoded together in one Synergistaceae bacterium window:
- a CDS encoding TRAP transporter small permease — MNGVNRFVTKLEQIMICCAVPVMLVMGVLQIVSRFIIHAPIAWSEQLLTFLFIWTSYLGASLAVEGHNHFEVDLFMHFFKPAMRKILTLLGDFFILLFCLFMAYKGCFLFMRTANQSMAMLSISIRWLYLCIPVTAAGMSIHVLNHIVSVCGDKNLDNF; from the coding sequence TTGAATGGGGTCAACCGTTTCGTGACAAAGCTGGAACAAATCATGATCTGCTGTGCCGTTCCCGTTATGCTTGTCATGGGCGTACTGCAGATCGTCAGCCGTTTTATTATTCACGCACCGATCGCCTGGTCCGAGCAGCTGCTGACGTTCCTCTTTATCTGGACGAGTTATCTGGGCGCTTCTCTGGCTGTGGAGGGGCACAATCACTTCGAAGTCGACCTGTTCATGCATTTTTTTAAACCGGCAATGCGGAAAATATTGACCCTTCTGGGAGATTTTTTCATTCTTTTGTTTTGTCTGTTCATGGCTTATAAGGGGTGTTTTTTGTTTATGCGCACAGCCAATCAAAGTATGGCGATGTTATCGATCAGCATTCGCTGGCTTTACCTCTGCATTCCGGTGACAGCCGCGGGCATGAGTATTCACGTTTTAAATCATATTGTTTCCGTCTGTGGGGATAAAAATCTGGATAACTTTTGA
- a CDS encoding VOC family protein encodes MNMKIEHFALPAKDAKKLAEWYRDNLGFNILYKSEGTPPIYFINLGEMSIEIVPPGKDDTVHNAFATHFAIVVAPEAFDRTIEDLQKKGIVFDPETNNAFFGGTRMRFTQDPEGHRLQIISRGKPLLS; translated from the coding sequence ATGAATATGAAAATTGAACACTTCGCGCTTCCCGCAAAAGACGCAAAAAAACTCGCCGAGTGGTACCGGGATAACCTGGGCTTCAACATTCTTTACAAAAGCGAGGGCACTCCTCCCATTTATTTTATCAACCTGGGAGAGATGAGCATCGAAATCGTTCCCCCGGGAAAGGACGATACCGTTCATAACGCTTTTGCCACGCACTTCGCGATTGTCGTGGCGCCTGAGGCGTTTGACCGGACGATTGAAGATTTGCAGAAAAAGGGAATCGTTTTTGATCCGGAGACGAACAACGCCTTTTTCGGGGGAACGCGAATGCGCTTTACGCAGGATCCGGAGGGGCACCGACTGCAGATTATCTCGCGGGGCAAGCCCCTTCTGTCCTGA
- a CDS encoding AraC family transcriptional regulator: METRRRELPIVINDISDDSIYLIYTPAYRELPFLPTGVGHFRANPGYYIERSEGILNMCLIMFCKKGTGSLSYRGRNFYLNPGQAVLINGMEYHKYSTAPGCMCWDFKWIRFSSPHFPLYDALIHQGDLSVPDISRTSLEEQHTAFLSCLRSDNKLKDVLLSDLIQNMLTTLCVVAANRSREVHLEREKSMEVCRKYILENYAFPVTLDELARLSCLTKYSFIRKFRQFMGISPCAYLRKIRINNALALLEVSDKSICEISGEVGFGDQNNFAKQFRLNTGMTPTQYRNQFRSRRGVSPETDNISAPNSNSF, translated from the coding sequence ATGGAAACGCGCCGCAGGGAACTGCCCATAGTCATAAACGATATTTCTGACGATTCCATTTATCTGATCTACACGCCCGCTTACCGGGAACTTCCCTTTTTGCCCACCGGAGTCGGACATTTCAGGGCGAATCCCGGATATTACATCGAACGAAGCGAAGGCATCCTGAACATGTGCCTGATTATGTTTTGCAAAAAAGGGACGGGAAGTCTTTCCTACCGGGGGAGAAATTTTTACCTGAACCCGGGGCAGGCGGTTCTGATCAACGGCATGGAGTATCACAAATACAGCACGGCGCCTGGCTGCATGTGCTGGGATTTCAAGTGGATTCGCTTTTCCAGCCCGCACTTTCCGCTGTATGACGCGCTGATCCATCAGGGGGATCTGAGCGTTCCCGACATTTCCCGAACCTCGCTGGAGGAGCAGCACACCGCTTTTCTGTCCTGTCTGAGGAGCGATAACAAGCTTAAGGACGTCCTGCTGAGCGATCTCATTCAAAATATGCTGACGACGCTTTGTGTCGTGGCCGCAAACCGGTCCCGGGAGGTTCACCTCGAACGTGAAAAGTCGATGGAGGTCTGTCGAAAATATATTCTCGAAAACTACGCGTTCCCCGTCACTTTGGATGAACTTGCCCGGCTGAGCTGCCTCACGAAATATTCTTTCATTCGCAAGTTTCGGCAGTTTATGGGCATTTCCCCCTGCGCCTACCTTCGGAAGATTCGTATCAATAACGCTCTTGCGCTCCTGGAGGTTTCCGATAAGTCCATATGCGAAATTTCAGGGGAGGTCGGTTTTGGGGATCAGAACAATTTTGCGAAACAATTCAGGCTGAACACCGGCATGACGCCCACCCAGTATCGAAATCAATTTCGGTCCCGGAGAGGCGTTTCCCCCGAGACCGACAATATTTCTGCTCCAAACTCAAATTCATTCTAA
- a CDS encoding TRAP transporter substrate-binding protein, producing the protein MKQLRWATRILLLVMVSLFVVSGASDAAIVLKIANPLPRDNPSTQALMYFAELVKQRSNGEVAPEVFDNSTLGTAVENFEMLQLGTLEMVFISAGPASQFAPEWEIFSLPYVFRNREHMFAALNGDFGRAMEEDVNKQGVVFLGWYDSGDRNIITAKKPVASFADLKGLKIRVMESKVMVDSINALGAIATPMGQGEVYSALQQSVIDGWENNPPTLLSQKIYEVSPYYAWTRHFMTPDALLISKIAFDKLSAEHKKIVLDAAREASEKQHTDWAAYMNTVVDELKKVGCTFTDVKDIDNFIKAVEPVKESYKKKHGTKFIEMVNSYVK; encoded by the coding sequence ATGAAGCAGTTGCGGTGGGCGACAAGGATTTTATTGTTGGTGATGGTGAGTCTGTTTGTCGTTTCAGGCGCGTCAGACGCGGCAATTGTGCTGAAAATTGCGAATCCGCTTCCCCGCGATAACCCCTCCACGCAGGCGCTGATGTATTTTGCGGAGCTCGTCAAACAGCGTTCCAACGGCGAGGTCGCGCCGGAGGTTTTCGACAACAGCACCCTGGGAACCGCGGTCGAAAACTTTGAAATGCTGCAGCTGGGGACTCTGGAAATGGTGTTTATCAGCGCCGGCCCCGCCAGCCAGTTCGCTCCGGAGTGGGAAATTTTCAGCCTGCCCTACGTCTTTCGCAACAGAGAACACATGTTCGCCGCCCTCAACGGAGACTTCGGCAGGGCAATGGAAGAGGACGTCAACAAGCAGGGCGTGGTTTTCCTCGGCTGGTACGACTCGGGCGACCGTAATATCATAACGGCCAAAAAACCCGTCGCCAGCTTCGCGGACCTGAAAGGGCTGAAAATTCGCGTCATGGAAAGCAAGGTTATGGTGGACTCCATCAACGCCCTGGGGGCAATTGCGACGCCCATGGGACAGGGAGAAGTCTACAGCGCGCTTCAGCAGTCCGTTATCGACGGCTGGGAAAACAATCCCCCCACCCTTCTGTCGCAAAAAATTTACGAGGTCTCCCCTTATTACGCCTGGACGCGTCATTTTATGACGCCCGACGCCCTTCTGATCAGCAAAATCGCCTTCGACAAGCTGTCGGCAGAGCACAAAAAAATCGTCCTGGACGCCGCCCGGGAGGCCAGCGAAAAACAGCATACGGACTGGGCCGCCTACATGAATACCGTGGTTGACGAGCTCAAAAAGGTCGGCTGTACGTTCACCGACGTGAAAGACATCGATAACTTCATCAAAGCCGTCGAACCCGTCAAGGAAAGTTACAAAAAGAAACACGGAACAAAATTCATCGAAATGGTAAACTCCTACGTAAAATAA
- a CDS encoding PEP/pyruvate-binding domain-containing protein, translating to MSVEKFLSYEAEDFYKKRGWLLGEGKCGGKAKGLAYAHSVLSESNLAEKVVLPALSHVVSTEIFEDFLHSNGLDDLYEEENWESVQTRLKNAPFSEGLKADLERILQEFDPLGNPPLVIRSSSLMEDSVDLAFAGKYDSFFSANIRDMEWRMAKLEECIRAVWVSTFNPSARKYRSKHGKKHRDESMAVIVQSMIGKDRNHIYYPKLAGTIFSRIFRRPSPRIQKEDGMMCICFGIGTRAVDRGAARSFYLTNPSLRPSGNSPERIAGSSQEFFDYIDRNTGEIKTGFIRDWLSTFANSHKDLEQYIEFYDEESDMLLPYSIYSSRTGMRPLVTFPNFHKRQAPLFDLVRDLIKLMEGRLGLPVDMEFTYDTTTKDFRLVQLRPLTHFQEMSRVDLPEVSSDNVIFRGDRMVSNGRLRHVPYLVYVEPLTYLNEWDPSGAARAVGVLNEKLKGTRYILAGPGRWGSRNPAIGVPIQYADIYNCGCLVELSAPQFNFNPELSYGSHFFLDMDSDNILYLPVFAGQCNNVYASNWLDNREYEVGEHPSVRIYKGDFFVYLDGESEQGLVCEE from the coding sequence GTGTCTGTAGAAAAATTTCTGAGTTACGAAGCTGAGGATTTTTATAAAAAGCGAGGCTGGCTCCTGGGGGAAGGAAAGTGCGGCGGGAAGGCGAAAGGGCTGGCTTACGCCCATTCGGTTCTCAGCGAATCCAATCTGGCGGAAAAGGTGGTTTTGCCCGCCCTCTCCCATGTGGTGTCAACGGAGATCTTCGAAGATTTTCTGCACTCCAACGGACTGGACGACCTCTACGAAGAGGAAAACTGGGAAAGCGTCCAGACGCGCCTTAAAAATGCGCCTTTTTCCGAGGGCCTGAAGGCCGACCTTGAACGCATCCTGCAGGAATTCGACCCCCTGGGCAATCCGCCTCTGGTCATCCGTTCCAGTTCCCTGATGGAAGATTCCGTGGATTTGGCCTTCGCCGGAAAGTACGACTCCTTCTTTTCCGCCAATATCCGGGACATGGAGTGGCGTATGGCAAAGCTCGAAGAGTGCATCCGCGCGGTGTGGGTATCGACCTTCAACCCCTCCGCCCGCAAGTATCGCAGCAAGCACGGCAAGAAGCATCGGGACGAATCCATGGCTGTCATTGTCCAGTCCATGATCGGCAAAGACCGCAATCACATCTACTACCCCAAGCTGGCGGGAACCATTTTTTCCCGTATTTTCCGCCGTCCTTCGCCCCGTATCCAAAAGGAAGACGGAATGATGTGCATATGCTTCGGCATCGGCACCCGAGCGGTGGACAGAGGCGCGGCCCGAAGTTTTTACCTGACCAACCCCTCTCTGCGCCCGTCGGGGAACTCGCCCGAGCGCATCGCCGGATCCAGTCAGGAATTTTTTGACTACATCGACCGCAACACGGGGGAGATCAAAACCGGTTTTATACGGGACTGGCTGTCTACTTTCGCCAACAGTCACAAGGACCTCGAACAGTATATCGAATTTTACGACGAGGAAAGCGACATGCTGCTCCCCTACAGCATCTACTCCTCACGGACCGGTATGCGCCCGCTGGTCACTTTCCCCAACTTCCACAAAAGACAGGCTCCTCTTTTCGACCTGGTTCGGGACCTGATCAAACTCATGGAAGGGCGGCTGGGCCTCCCCGTCGATATGGAGTTCACCTATGACACGACCACAAAGGACTTCCGCCTGGTGCAGCTCCGACCCCTCACCCATTTTCAGGAAATGTCCCGGGTGGACCTTCCCGAAGTCTCGTCTGACAACGTCATTTTCCGGGGCGACCGCATGGTCAGCAACGGAAGGCTGCGTCACGTTCCCTATCTGGTCTACGTGGAGCCCCTCACCTACCTGAACGAATGGGATCCCTCCGGAGCCGCCCGGGCCGTGGGCGTCCTGAACGAAAAACTGAAGGGAACGCGCTACATCCTGGCCGGTCCGGGACGATGGGGCAGCAGAAATCCCGCAATCGGCGTTCCCATCCAGTACGCGGACATCTACAACTGCGGCTGCCTGGTTGAACTCAGCGCTCCTCAGTTCAACTTCAACCCCGAACTGTCCTATGGGTCTCACTTTTTCCTGGACATGGACTCCGACAATATCCTGTATCTGCCGGTGTTCGCAGGGCAGTGCAACAACGTTTACGCTTCGAACTGGCTGGACAATCGGGAATACGAGGTGGGAGAGCATCCCTCCGTCCGCATCTACAAAGGGGACTTCTTCGTCTACCTGGACGGCGAAAGCGAGCAGGGCCTCGTCTGCGAGGAATAA
- a CDS encoding TRAP transporter large permease, with product MAVTIFSIFLLLLVIKIPVSFCLAISSVMALVLVGTTDPLIVVQRLCRSVESFSLIAIPFFVLSGGFMDSGGISKRLVNFASSLVGHIKGGLAMISILAAMFFAGISGSGAADTAAIGSILIPAMESKGYGKDFATSVMATAGSIGIIIPPSIPMVVLGVTAGISIGGLFLGGVIPGILVGLALMTTSWLFASARKLPSEKRATWSERWACFKESILALMTMVIIMGGILGGIFTPTEASVIAAIYAFFVGMFVYKELRWKDLPGIMVRAIVTTSVVVFCIAAASSFGWILAAEHVPDKMAAFLFSITQDRFWILMLMNALLLFLGTFLDVAPILIIVIPVIWPIAQQLGVSPIHFGVMTIVNMAIGQCTPPVGVTFFVAMGISKIRLGDMLRTYLLFIGAMILVLVLITAFPILITGLPGYVLGI from the coding sequence ATGGCTGTCACGATTTTTTCCATCTTCCTGTTATTGCTCGTGATCAAAATTCCCGTTTCCTTCTGTCTCGCCATCAGCAGCGTTATGGCTCTCGTCCTGGTGGGAACCACCGACCCGTTGATCGTCGTACAGCGCCTGTGCCGTTCCGTAGAAAGTTTCAGCCTTATAGCCATACCTTTTTTTGTGCTTTCAGGCGGATTCATGGATTCGGGAGGCATATCGAAACGGCTCGTAAACTTCGCCTCCTCGCTGGTGGGGCATATCAAGGGCGGGCTCGCGATGATCAGCATTCTCGCGGCGATGTTTTTCGCGGGAATTTCCGGGTCGGGGGCGGCGGATACCGCGGCTATCGGATCCATCCTCATTCCCGCAATGGAAAGCAAGGGTTATGGCAAGGACTTTGCGACAAGCGTCATGGCCACCGCCGGCTCGATAGGGATCATCATTCCCCCGTCCATTCCCATGGTGGTTTTGGGCGTCACGGCGGGAATTTCCATCGGCGGGCTCTTTTTGGGCGGCGTTATTCCGGGAATCCTCGTGGGTCTCGCGCTGATGACGACGAGCTGGTTATTTGCCAGCGCCCGTAAACTGCCCTCCGAGAAGCGCGCCACCTGGAGCGAGCGGTGGGCCTGCTTCAAAGAATCGATTCTCGCTCTGATGACGATGGTGATCATTATGGGAGGCATCCTGGGCGGAATTTTCACTCCCACGGAGGCATCGGTCATAGCAGCCATTTACGCTTTTTTTGTGGGCATGTTCGTGTATAAGGAGCTCAGATGGAAGGACCTGCCGGGAATTATGGTGCGGGCAATCGTGACGACCAGCGTGGTGGTTTTTTGCATCGCGGCCGCCTCCTCTTTTGGATGGATACTGGCGGCGGAGCACGTCCCGGATAAAATGGCCGCGTTTCTGTTTTCCATTACGCAGGACCGTTTCTGGATTCTGATGCTGATGAACGCGCTGCTGCTTTTCCTGGGCACGTTCCTCGACGTCGCCCCGATTCTGATCATCGTCATACCGGTGATTTGGCCCATCGCGCAGCAGCTTGGCGTTTCCCCCATCCATTTCGGAGTGATGACGATCGTGAACATGGCCATAGGTCAGTGCACGCCGCCGGTGGGCGTGACGTTTTTTGTCGCCATGGGCATTTCGAAGATACGCCTGGGCGACATGCTGCGAACCTATCTGCTTTTCATCGGCGCCATGATTCTCGTGCTGGTCCTCATTACGGCGTTCCCCATTTTAATTACAGGGTTGCCCGGATACGTACTGGGAATATAA